In Fusobacterium simiae, the genomic window CATGCTATAACTGATGCAATAATAGGAGCATTAGGTTTAGGAGATATAGGATTACATTTTCCAGATAATGATGAAAATTTAAAAGATATAGATAGTGCTATACTTCTAAAAAAAATTAACAATATTATGAAAGAAAAAAACTATAAGATAGTGAATTTAGATACTATCATAGTAATACAAAAACCTAAATTAAGACCATATATAGATAGTATAAGAGATAATATTGCAAAAATTTTAGAGATTGAGCCTAAACTTGTAAATGTAAAAGCAAAAACAGAAGAAAAATTAGGTTTTACTGGTAATGAAAGTGGAGTTAAATCCTATTGTGTCGTCTTATTGGAGAGAGAAAAATGTTAGATAAGTCATCTTTTAGAAAAACTGTATTTGCTTTCTTACTTCCTATGGCAATGCAAAATTTAATAAATGTTGCCATAGCAAGTACTGATGTCATTATGCTTGGAAGATATAACGAAATTACTTTATCAGCTTCTTCACTTGCAAGCCAGATACAATTTATTTTAATTTTATTATTCTTTGGTATTGGTTCTGGTGCAACTGTTTTAACTGCTCAATATTGGGGGAAAAAAGATACTAAGTCCATAGAAAAAATTATAGCTATCAGTATAAAAACAGCTTTTACTTTAAGTTTGTTTTTCTTTGTATTTGCTTTTTTCTTTTCAAGAAATGCTATGAAATTATTTACCAATGATGAAAATACAATTTTAGAAGGAATAAAATATTTAAAAATAGTCAGCTTTTCATATTTAACAACTTCGATTTCCATTGTCTATTTAGTTGTTATGAGAAGTGTTGAAAGAGTTGTTATATCAACAGTTACTTATGCAACTTCATTTATTAGTAATTTTATTATAAATTATCTTTTGATTTTTGGAAATTTGGGCTTTCCTGAAATGGGAATAAAAGGAGCTGCAATAGGTACTCTTGTTGCAAGACTTATTGAATTAGGAATAATTTTTTATTATAACTCTAAAAATCATTATTTTGTTTCTATAAAATGGAAATATATAAAAAGTTTAGACCCTATTTTAAAAAAGGATTTTATAAAATATTCATCTCCTACTATGATGAATGAGCTTTTATGGGCTGGTGGAACAGCAACAGGTGTTGCTATTTTAGGTAGATTAGGAAACTCCATTGTTGCAGCTAATTCTATTACTTCTGTTGTTAGACAGTTGGCTATGGTTTTTTCCTTTGGACTTGCTAATACAGCTGCAATTATGGTTGGAAAAGAAATAGGTAAAAAAGATTTTCATACAGCAGAAATTTATTCTAAAAAACTTTTGTTATACTCTTTTCTTTCAAGTTTATTAGGTGTTGTCTTACTTTTAATTGCAAAACCATTTATCATAAGAAATTTTGCTTTAAATACGGAAGTGAAAGATTTATTAAACTTCACTTTAAATATTTTATTTTATTACATACCTTTACAAAGTATTTCAGCAGTTTTAATTGTTGGAGTTTTTAGAGCAGGTGGAGATACAAAATTTGCATTATTTTCTGATACTATCCCTCTTTGGTGTGGTTCGGTTTTACTTTCAGCTTTTGCAGCTTTTTATTTAGGTTTTCCTACAAAATTTATCTATCTTCTTGTAATGTCAGATGAAATTATAAAAGCCCCTCTTATTATTTGGAGATATAGAAGTAAAAAATGGATTAATAATATAACAAGAGAGTTAAATTAAAAAGGAGGTTTCTCTATGCAAAAAGGATATGTACAAATATACACTGGAAATGGTAAAGGAAAAACAACTGCTGCCTTAGGGCTTATCACAAGAGCAGCTGGAAATAATTTTAAAATTTTTTTCTGTCAATTTTTAAAAGGTAGGGATTATGGAGAGCTTAATACATTAAAAAAATTTGAAACTGTTACTCATGAAAGATATGGTAGAGGAGTTTTTATTAAAAGTAAAGAATTTGTAACAGATGAAGATAAAAAACTTATGAGAGAGGGCTATGAAAGTTTAAAAAAGGCTCTTTTAAGTGGAGAATATGATATAGTTATAGCAGATGAAATTTTAGGTACATTGAGATATGATTTAATAAGTGTTGATGAAATAAAATTTCTAATTGAAAATAAACCTGAAACAACTGAACTTGTTTTAACAGGAAGAAATGCCCCAGATGAACTTATTGAAATAGCAGATCTAGTTACTGAAATGAAAGAAATTAAACACTATTTTCAAAAAGGTGTTATGGCAAGAAAAGGTATAGAAAAATAGAAACAGGAGAAATTATGATTACAACTTTATGTTATTTAGAAAAAGATAATAAATATCTTATGTTACATAGAACTAAAAAAGAAAATGATATAAATAAAAACAAATGGTTAGGTGTTGGAGGGAAACTAGAAAAAAATGAAAGTCCTGAACAATGTCTATTTAGAGAAGTTAAAGAAGAAACAGGTTTAACTTTGATTGATTATATTCATAGAGGAATAGTAATTTTTAATTTCAATGACGATGAGTCACTTTATATGTATCTTTATACCTCAAAAAATTTTTCTGGTAAAGTTCAAGAATGTTCTGAAGGAGATTTAAAATGGATAGATAAATCTAAAGTTTTTAACCTTAACCTTTGGGAAGGAGATAAAATATTTTTAGATTTATTAAATAAAGATACCCCTTTCTTTTATCTAACATTAAATTATAAGAATGACAATTTAATTTCCTCTGATTTAAAATTTAAAGAAGATAATTTTGCTTGTTTTGAAGTTTTTGTCCCTGAAAATTATGTTAAAGATATTATTAAAGTCCTATCAAGATATGATTTATTAAAAGAAGGAAATTATACTGATGTTTACGCCTTAATAGATGTTGAAGGGCATTGGACAACTCTTGAAGGTGCTAGAGCATTTATAGGAGAAGTTGGAAAAGAAAGTATTGAGAAAGAAAAATTAATGAAGTTTAGAGTAAAAAAAGAGTTTGCTGATTTAACTTATTATTTAATTAAAAAAGCACATCCTTATGAAGTGCCAGTCATCAATATTTTTTAAGAAAAAAAGCAGGAATCTCTTCCTGCTTCTCTTTTTTACTTTTTAAAGACTATTTTGTTAAAGACTATTTTGCAGCTTCAGTAACTGTAATAGTAGCTTCTTTAACGTCACCTAAAGTAATAATTCCTTCTGAACCTTTAATATGGATTTCATTTCCTGCTTCATCAGCAAATTTTTCTCCATCAGCAGATTCAGTTCTCTTTAATTCAGTTGCCTTTCCATCTGCATCAGTAACAGTTGCTACATCTCCACTGATTACTACTGTAAATTCTTTTCCATCTTCAGTTTTTGCTGTGTAATTAACAGCTTCTGCAGCAGTTTCAGTTGCTGGTGCTTCAGTTGTTGCAGTTGCTTCTGCAGCAGGTTGTTCAGCTGGTTTTTCTTCTTCTTTCTTTTCTCCACAAGCTACTAAAAATAAACTCATAGCTAGTGCTAACATTGCAAATTTTTTCATTATTGATCCCTCCTTGATTTTCTTTTGCTATGATACATCATTTTTCAATAAAAATCAAGCCTTTTTTTAAAAATAATTACAATGATGTATTTATTTTATTTTTTGTACTTTTGTATATTTTTAAAAATAAGCATTTAATTTTAAAACTTTTTTCATTTTTTAAACAGATATGTTTGGCTTTTATTTATTTAAAATTTGAATGTTTTAAATATTTTTTATATATAAAAGATATTGATTTTTATATTTTTTCCATAAATTTTTTAACTTCTTCTTTAATTTCTGAAGCAGTTGATAAGGATAAAGCTCTTTCAACTAAGTCTTCACAATCTTTTTTATTTAATTTCATTATAATTCTTTTAACTCTTGGTATAGAAATTCCTGACATTGAAAAAGCATCTAAGCCCATTCCAAATAAAAGTGCTATTGCATTTTCATCTCCTGCAAACTCTCCACACATTGAAATTCTTATTCCACCTTCATGTGCTCCATCAATTGACATCTTTATAGCTTGTAACACACTAGGATTATATGTGTCATAAAGATTTGCAATTTTTTCATTACCTCTATCAACTGCCAAAGTATATTGAGTTAAATCATTAGTTCCTATTGAGAAGAAATCACATTCCTTTGCAAAATATTTAGCTCTAAATGCAACAGCAGGTGTTTCTAGCATTATTCCAAGCATAATGTTTTCATCAAATTCTATTTCTTTTTCTCTCAATTCTTTTTTACATTCTTCAAATATAATTTTAGCTTTTCTTACTTCTGCAATGTCCATTATCATTGGAAGCATTATTTTTATTTGTCCATATTTTGAGGCTCTTAAAAGTGCTTTAAATTGTGTTCTTAAAATTTCTTCTCTATCTAAACAAACTCTAATTGCTCTCCAACCTAAAAATGGATTTTCTTCCTTTGGAAGTTCCATATATGGAAGAGATTTATCTCCACCTATATCCATAGTTCTTATAGTAACAGGATAGCCTTTTAATTCTTCTGCAACTATTTTATATGCTTCAAATTGTTCATTTTCTGTTGGAAAAGAATCTTTTTCCATAAATAAAAATTCTGTCCTGTAAAGTCCTACTCCAAAACCACCATTTGAAA contains:
- a CDS encoding NUDIX hydrolase; the encoded protein is MITTLCYLEKDNKYLMLHRTKKENDINKNKWLGVGGKLEKNESPEQCLFREVKEETGLTLIDYIHRGIVIFNFNDDESLYMYLYTSKNFSGKVQECSEGDLKWIDKSKVFNLNLWEGDKIFLDLLNKDTPFFYLTLNYKNDNLISSDLKFKEDNFACFEVFVPENYVKDIIKVLSRYDLLKEGNYTDVYALIDVEGHWTTLEGARAFIGEVGKESIEKEKLMKFRVKKEFADLTYYLIKKAHPYEVPVINIF
- the ptsP gene encoding phosphoenolpyruvate--protein phosphotransferase produces the protein MKQDNLIKGIPASPGIAIGKAFLYKENKLEIVEKSNLSKEEEIERLVKGREVAKKQLEEIKENTLKKLGKDKADIFEGHITLLEDEELFSEIDSKISQKKCTAEFALNEAIDEYATMLANLEDTYFKERAGDLRDIGKRWLYGVMDVQIVDLSKLEPETIIVAKELNPSDTAQINLDNVLAFVTEIGGKTAHSSIMARSLELPAVVGVGSVLDDLEDNQILIVDALKGEVIVSPDVETLQIYKEKREKFLKEKEELKALKDKEAISKDGIKVDVWGNIGSPNDVKGIISNGGFGVGLYRTEFLFMEKDSFPTENEQFEAYKIVAEELKGYPVTIRTMDIGGDKSLPYMELPKEENPFLGWRAIRVCLDREEILRTQFKALLRASKYGQIKIMLPMIMDIAEVRKAKIIFEECKKELREKEIEFDENIMLGIMLETPAVAFRAKYFAKECDFFSIGTNDLTQYTLAVDRGNEKIANLYDTYNPSVLQAIKMSIDGAHEGGIRISMCGEFAGDENAIALLFGMGLDAFSMSGISIPRVKRIIMKLNKKDCEDLVERALSLSTASEIKEEVKKFMEKI
- a CDS encoding cob(I)yrinic acid a,c-diamide adenosyltransferase codes for the protein MQKGYVQIYTGNGKGKTTAALGLITRAAGNNFKIFFCQFLKGRDYGELNTLKKFETVTHERYGRGVFIKSKEFVTDEDKKLMREGYESLKKALLSGEYDIVIADEILGTLRYDLISVDEIKFLIENKPETTELVLTGRNAPDELIEIADLVTEMKEIKHYFQKGVMARKGIEK
- a CDS encoding MATE family efflux transporter is translated as MLDKSSFRKTVFAFLLPMAMQNLINVAIASTDVIMLGRYNEITLSASSLASQIQFILILLFFGIGSGATVLTAQYWGKKDTKSIEKIIAISIKTAFTLSLFFFVFAFFFSRNAMKLFTNDENTILEGIKYLKIVSFSYLTTSISIVYLVVMRSVERVVISTVTYATSFISNFIINYLLIFGNLGFPEMGIKGAAIGTLVARLIELGIIFYYNSKNHYFVSIKWKYIKSLDPILKKDFIKYSSPTMMNELLWAGGTATGVAILGRLGNSIVAANSITSVVRQLAMVFSFGLANTAAIMVGKEIGKKDFHTAEIYSKKLLLYSFLSSLLGVVLLLIAKPFIIRNFALNTEVKDLLNFTLNILFYYIPLQSISAVLIVGVFRAGGDTKFALFSDTIPLWCGSVLLSAFAAFYLGFPTKFIYLLVMSDEIIKAPLIIWRYRSKKWINNITRELN
- the ispF gene encoding 2-C-methyl-D-erythritol 2,4-cyclodiphosphate synthase, giving the protein MLRIGNGYDVHRLVEGRKLMLGGVEVPHTKGVLGHSDGDVLLHAITDAIIGALGLGDIGLHFPDNDENLKDIDSAILLKKINNIMKEKNYKIVNLDTIIVIQKPKLRPYIDSIRDNIAKILEIEPKLVNVKAKTEEKLGFTGNESGVKSYCVVLLEREKC